One region of Manis pentadactyla isolate mManPen7 chromosome 9, mManPen7.hap1, whole genome shotgun sequence genomic DNA includes:
- the TKFC gene encoding triokinase/FMN cyclase isoform X2, with translation MRLRPRRPRPPRSAGARSTRMRERRWGPWNRGRYRGAPSSFCVLRPRQHPQDCLSSSSSVQRCELSLLHSLSTMTSKKLVNSVAGCADDALAGLVACNPNLQLLQGHRVALRSDLDSLKGQVALLSGGGSGHEPAHAGFIGKGMLTGIIAGAVFTSPAVGSILAAIRAVAQVGTVGTLLIVKNYTGDRLNFGLAREQAQAEGISVEMVVIGDDSAFTVLKKAGRRGLCGTVLIHKVAGALAEAGVGLEEITNRVSMIAKAMGTLGVSLSSCSIPGSRPTFELSADEVELGLGIHGEAGVRRIKMASADEIVTLMLDHMTNSSNVSHVPVQSGSSVVLMVNNLGGLSFLELGIIANAAICSLEARGVKIARALVGTFMSALEMPGVSLTLLQVDDPLLTLIDAETTASAWPNVAKVSVTGRQRSRAAPTEPLEAPDSTAAGGLASKRMVLVLERVCATLLGLEEHLNALDRAAGDGDCGTTHSRAARAIQEWLKEGPPPASPAQLLSKLSLLLLEKMGGSSGALYGLFLTAAAQPLKAKADLPAWCAAMDAGLEAMQKYGKAAPGDRTMLDSLWAAAQELQAWKNPGADLFQILTKAVKSAEAAAEATKNMEAGAGRASYISSAQLDQPDPGAVAAAAILRAIMEVLQSQGA, from the exons ATGAGGCTCCGCCCCCGGAGGCCCCGCCCACCTCGTTCCGCCGGAGCCCGGAGTACCCGGATGCGGGAGCGCCGTTGGGGTCCCTGGAACCGTGGCCGTTACAGAG GTGCTCCTTCCAGCTTCTGTGTGCTCAGACCCAGGCAGCACCCACAGGATTGCCTGTCCTCCAGCAGCTCAGTGCAAAGGTGTGAACTCAGCTTGCTTCACAGTCTTTCCACCATG ACCTCCAAGAAACTGGTGAACTCAGTGGCAGGCTGTGCTGATGATGCCCTTGCTGGGCTGGTGGCCTGCAACCCCAACCTGCAGCTCCTACAGGGCCACCGGGTTGCCCTCCGTTCTGACCTGGACAGCCTCAAGGGCCAGGTGGCACTGCTCTCTGGTGGGGGCTCTGGCCATGAACCTGCCCATGCTG GCTTCATAGGGAAGGGGATGCTGACGGGCATCATTGCCGGAGCCGTATTCACCTCCCCAGCAGTGGGCAGCATCCTGGCGGCCATCAGGGCAGTGGCCCAGGTGGGCACAG TAGGGACCCTCCTCATTGTGAAGAACTACACTGGGGATCGGCTCAACTTTGGCCTGGCCCGGGAGCAGGCCCAGGCTGAGGGCATCTCTGTGGAGATGGTGGTCATCGGGGATGACAGCGCTTTCACGGTCCTGAAGAAGGCAGGCAGGCGGGGGCTCTGTGGCACAGTGCTCATACACAAG GTGGCAGGTGCCCTGGCTGAGGCCGGTGTGGGGCTGGAGGAGATCACAAATCGGGTGAGCATGATCGCCAAGGCCATGG GAACTCTGGGGGTCAGCCTGTCCTCTTGCAGCATCCCTGGTTCCAGACCCACCTTTGAGCTCTCAGCTGATGAGGTAGAGCTGGGCCTTG GGATCCATGGGGAAGCTGGCGTGCGCCGGATAAAG ATGGCATCCGCCGATGAAATTGTGACACTCATGCTTGATCACATGACAAACTCCTCCAACGTGTCCCATGTGCCTGTACAGTCTG GCTCATCAGTGGTGCTGATGGTCAACAACCTGGGTGGCCTGTCATTCCTGGAACTGGGCATCATAGCCAATGCTGCCATCTGCTCTCTGG AGGCCCGTGGAGTGAAGATTGCCCGTGCCCTGGTGGGCACCTTCATGTCAGCCCTGGAGATGCCTGGTGTCTCTCTCACCCTGCTGCAGGTGGATGATCCCCTCCTGACGCTGATCG ATGCTGAAACCACTGCATCAGCCTGGCCTAACGTGGCCAAGGTCTCCGTGACTGGGCGGCAGCGGAGCCGGGCAGCCCCCACTGAGCCCCTGGAGGCCCCTGACTCTACTGCTGCAGGAG GCTTGGCCTCAAAGCGGATGGTGCTTGTGCTGGAACGGGTGTGTGCCACCCTGCTGGGCCTGGAGGAACACCTGAATGCCCTGGACCGCGCTGCGGGTGATGGGGACTGTGGCACTACCCACAGCCGTGCTGCCAGAG cAATCCAGGAGTGGCTGAAGGAGGGCCCACCCCCGGCCAGCCCTGCCCAGCTACTCTCCAAGTTGTCCCTCTTGCTACTGGAGAAAATGGGAGGCTCATCTGGAGCG CTCTACGGCCTGTTCCTGACTGCAGCAGCCCAGCCACTCAAGGCTAAGGCCGATCTCCCAGCCTGGTGTGCTGCCATGGATGCAGGCCTGGAGGCTATGCAGAA GTATGGAAAGGCTGCTCCAGGAGACAGGACTATG CTGGATTCTCTGTGGGCAGCAGCACAGGAGCTCCAAGCCTGGAAGAACCCAGGAGCTGATCTATTCCAAATCTTGACCAAAGCAGTCAAG AGTGCAGAAGCTGCAGCTGAGGCCACCAAGAACATGGAAGCTGGAGCCGGAAGAGCCAGCTATATCAGCTCTGCGCAGCTGGATCAGCCAGACCCCGGGGCAGTGGCGGCCGCAGCCATTCTCCGTGCCATCATGGAGGTCCTGCAGAGCCAGGGTGCGTGA
- the TKFC gene encoding triokinase/FMN cyclase isoform X1 — MRLRPRRPRPPRSAGARSTRMRERRWGPWNRGRYRGAPSSFCVLRPRQHPQDCLSSSSSVQRCELSLLHSLSTMTSKKLVNSVAGCADDALAGLVACNPNLQLLQGHRVALRSDLDSLKGQVALLSGGGSGHEPAHAGFIGKGMLTGIIAGAVFTSPAVGSILAAIRAVAQVGTVGTLLIVKNYTGDRLNFGLAREQAQAEGISVEMVVIGDDSAFTVLKKAGRRGLCGTVLIHKVAGALAEAGVGLEEITNRVSMIAKAMGTLGVSLSSCSIPGSRPTFELSADEVELGLGIHGEAGVRRIKMASADEIVTLMLDHMTNSSNVSHVPVQSGSSVVLMVNNLGGLSFLELGIIANAAICSLEARGVKIARALVGTFMSALEMPGVSLTLLQVDDPLLTLIDAETTASAWPNVAKVSVTGRQRSRAAPTEPLEAPDSTAAGGLASKRMVLVLERVCATLLGLEEHLNALDRAAGDGDCGTTHSRAARAIQEWLKEGPPPASPAQLLSKLSLLLLEKMGGSSGALYGLFLTAAAQPLKAKADLPAWCAAMDAGLEAMQKYGKAAPGDRTMLDSLWAAAQELQAWKNPGADLFQILTKAVKSAEAAAEATKNMEAGAGRASYISSAQLDQPDPGAVAAAAILRAIMEVLQSQGPVF, encoded by the exons ATGAGGCTCCGCCCCCGGAGGCCCCGCCCACCTCGTTCCGCCGGAGCCCGGAGTACCCGGATGCGGGAGCGCCGTTGGGGTCCCTGGAACCGTGGCCGTTACAGAG GTGCTCCTTCCAGCTTCTGTGTGCTCAGACCCAGGCAGCACCCACAGGATTGCCTGTCCTCCAGCAGCTCAGTGCAAAGGTGTGAACTCAGCTTGCTTCACAGTCTTTCCACCATG ACCTCCAAGAAACTGGTGAACTCAGTGGCAGGCTGTGCTGATGATGCCCTTGCTGGGCTGGTGGCCTGCAACCCCAACCTGCAGCTCCTACAGGGCCACCGGGTTGCCCTCCGTTCTGACCTGGACAGCCTCAAGGGCCAGGTGGCACTGCTCTCTGGTGGGGGCTCTGGCCATGAACCTGCCCATGCTG GCTTCATAGGGAAGGGGATGCTGACGGGCATCATTGCCGGAGCCGTATTCACCTCCCCAGCAGTGGGCAGCATCCTGGCGGCCATCAGGGCAGTGGCCCAGGTGGGCACAG TAGGGACCCTCCTCATTGTGAAGAACTACACTGGGGATCGGCTCAACTTTGGCCTGGCCCGGGAGCAGGCCCAGGCTGAGGGCATCTCTGTGGAGATGGTGGTCATCGGGGATGACAGCGCTTTCACGGTCCTGAAGAAGGCAGGCAGGCGGGGGCTCTGTGGCACAGTGCTCATACACAAG GTGGCAGGTGCCCTGGCTGAGGCCGGTGTGGGGCTGGAGGAGATCACAAATCGGGTGAGCATGATCGCCAAGGCCATGG GAACTCTGGGGGTCAGCCTGTCCTCTTGCAGCATCCCTGGTTCCAGACCCACCTTTGAGCTCTCAGCTGATGAGGTAGAGCTGGGCCTTG GGATCCATGGGGAAGCTGGCGTGCGCCGGATAAAG ATGGCATCCGCCGATGAAATTGTGACACTCATGCTTGATCACATGACAAACTCCTCCAACGTGTCCCATGTGCCTGTACAGTCTG GCTCATCAGTGGTGCTGATGGTCAACAACCTGGGTGGCCTGTCATTCCTGGAACTGGGCATCATAGCCAATGCTGCCATCTGCTCTCTGG AGGCCCGTGGAGTGAAGATTGCCCGTGCCCTGGTGGGCACCTTCATGTCAGCCCTGGAGATGCCTGGTGTCTCTCTCACCCTGCTGCAGGTGGATGATCCCCTCCTGACGCTGATCG ATGCTGAAACCACTGCATCAGCCTGGCCTAACGTGGCCAAGGTCTCCGTGACTGGGCGGCAGCGGAGCCGGGCAGCCCCCACTGAGCCCCTGGAGGCCCCTGACTCTACTGCTGCAGGAG GCTTGGCCTCAAAGCGGATGGTGCTTGTGCTGGAACGGGTGTGTGCCACCCTGCTGGGCCTGGAGGAACACCTGAATGCCCTGGACCGCGCTGCGGGTGATGGGGACTGTGGCACTACCCACAGCCGTGCTGCCAGAG cAATCCAGGAGTGGCTGAAGGAGGGCCCACCCCCGGCCAGCCCTGCCCAGCTACTCTCCAAGTTGTCCCTCTTGCTACTGGAGAAAATGGGAGGCTCATCTGGAGCG CTCTACGGCCTGTTCCTGACTGCAGCAGCCCAGCCACTCAAGGCTAAGGCCGATCTCCCAGCCTGGTGTGCTGCCATGGATGCAGGCCTGGAGGCTATGCAGAA GTATGGAAAGGCTGCTCCAGGAGACAGGACTATG CTGGATTCTCTGTGGGCAGCAGCACAGGAGCTCCAAGCCTGGAAGAACCCAGGAGCTGATCTATTCCAAATCTTGACCAAAGCAGTCAAG AGTGCAGAAGCTGCAGCTGAGGCCACCAAGAACATGGAAGCTGGAGCCGGAAGAGCCAGCTATATCAGCTCTGCGCAGCTGGATCAGCCAGACCCCGGGGCAGTGGCGGCCGCAGCCATTCTCCGTGCCATCATGGAGGTCCTGCAGAGCCAGGG GCCTGTCTTCTGA
- the TKFC gene encoding triokinase/FMN cyclase isoform X3, which translates to MRLRPRRPRPPRSAGARSTRMRERRWGPWNRGRYRGAPSSFCVLRPRQHPQDCLSSSSSVQRCELSLLHSLSTMTSKKLVNSVAGCADDALAGLVACNPNLQLLQGHRVALRSDLDSLKGQVALLSGGGSGHEPAHAGFIGKGMLTGIIAGAVFTSPAVGSILAAIRAVAQVGTVGTLLIVKNYTGDRLNFGLAREQAQAEGISVEMVVIGDDSAFTVLKKAGRRGLCGTVLIHKVAGALAEAGVGLEEITNRVSMIAKAMGTLGVSLSSCSIPGSRPTFELSADEVELGLGIHGEAGVRRIKMASADEIVTLMLDHMTNSSNVSHVPVQSGSSVVLMVNNLGGLSFLELGIIANAAICSLEARGVKIARALVGTFMSALEMPGVSLTLLQVDDPLLTLIDAETTASAWPNVAKVSVTGRQRSRAAPTEPLEAPDSTAAGGLASKRMVLVLERVCATLLGLEEHLNALDRAAGDGDCGTTHSRAARAIQEWLKEGPPPASPAQLLSKLSLLLLEKMGGSSGAVWKGCSRRQDYAGFSVGSSTGAPSLEEPRS; encoded by the exons ATGAGGCTCCGCCCCCGGAGGCCCCGCCCACCTCGTTCCGCCGGAGCCCGGAGTACCCGGATGCGGGAGCGCCGTTGGGGTCCCTGGAACCGTGGCCGTTACAGAG GTGCTCCTTCCAGCTTCTGTGTGCTCAGACCCAGGCAGCACCCACAGGATTGCCTGTCCTCCAGCAGCTCAGTGCAAAGGTGTGAACTCAGCTTGCTTCACAGTCTTTCCACCATG ACCTCCAAGAAACTGGTGAACTCAGTGGCAGGCTGTGCTGATGATGCCCTTGCTGGGCTGGTGGCCTGCAACCCCAACCTGCAGCTCCTACAGGGCCACCGGGTTGCCCTCCGTTCTGACCTGGACAGCCTCAAGGGCCAGGTGGCACTGCTCTCTGGTGGGGGCTCTGGCCATGAACCTGCCCATGCTG GCTTCATAGGGAAGGGGATGCTGACGGGCATCATTGCCGGAGCCGTATTCACCTCCCCAGCAGTGGGCAGCATCCTGGCGGCCATCAGGGCAGTGGCCCAGGTGGGCACAG TAGGGACCCTCCTCATTGTGAAGAACTACACTGGGGATCGGCTCAACTTTGGCCTGGCCCGGGAGCAGGCCCAGGCTGAGGGCATCTCTGTGGAGATGGTGGTCATCGGGGATGACAGCGCTTTCACGGTCCTGAAGAAGGCAGGCAGGCGGGGGCTCTGTGGCACAGTGCTCATACACAAG GTGGCAGGTGCCCTGGCTGAGGCCGGTGTGGGGCTGGAGGAGATCACAAATCGGGTGAGCATGATCGCCAAGGCCATGG GAACTCTGGGGGTCAGCCTGTCCTCTTGCAGCATCCCTGGTTCCAGACCCACCTTTGAGCTCTCAGCTGATGAGGTAGAGCTGGGCCTTG GGATCCATGGGGAAGCTGGCGTGCGCCGGATAAAG ATGGCATCCGCCGATGAAATTGTGACACTCATGCTTGATCACATGACAAACTCCTCCAACGTGTCCCATGTGCCTGTACAGTCTG GCTCATCAGTGGTGCTGATGGTCAACAACCTGGGTGGCCTGTCATTCCTGGAACTGGGCATCATAGCCAATGCTGCCATCTGCTCTCTGG AGGCCCGTGGAGTGAAGATTGCCCGTGCCCTGGTGGGCACCTTCATGTCAGCCCTGGAGATGCCTGGTGTCTCTCTCACCCTGCTGCAGGTGGATGATCCCCTCCTGACGCTGATCG ATGCTGAAACCACTGCATCAGCCTGGCCTAACGTGGCCAAGGTCTCCGTGACTGGGCGGCAGCGGAGCCGGGCAGCCCCCACTGAGCCCCTGGAGGCCCCTGACTCTACTGCTGCAGGAG GCTTGGCCTCAAAGCGGATGGTGCTTGTGCTGGAACGGGTGTGTGCCACCCTGCTGGGCCTGGAGGAACACCTGAATGCCCTGGACCGCGCTGCGGGTGATGGGGACTGTGGCACTACCCACAGCCGTGCTGCCAGAG cAATCCAGGAGTGGCTGAAGGAGGGCCCACCCCCGGCCAGCCCTGCCCAGCTACTCTCCAAGTTGTCCCTCTTGCTACTGGAGAAAATGGGAGGCTCATCTGGAGCG GTATGGAAAGGCTGCTCCAGGAGACAGGACTATG CTGGATTCTCTGTGGGCAGCAGCACAGGAGCTCCAAGCCTGGAAGAACCCAGGAGCTGA
- the DDB1 gene encoding DNA damage-binding protein 1: MSYNYVVTAQKPTAVNGCVTGHFTSAEDLNLLIAKNTRLEIYVVTAEGLRPVKEVGMYGKIAVMELFRPKGESKDLLFILTAKYNACILEYKQSGESIDIITRAHGNVQDRIGRPSETGIIGIIDPECRMIGLRLYDGLFKVIPLDRDNKELKAFNIRLEELHVIDVKFLYGCQAPTICFVYQDPQGRHVKTYEVSLREKEFNKGPWKQENVEAEASMVIAVPEPFGGAIIIGQESITYHNGDKYLAIAPPIIKQSTIVCHNRVDPNGSRYLLGDMEGRLFMLLLEKEEQMDGTVTLKDLRVELLGETSIAECLTYLDNGVVFVGSRLGDSQLVKLNVDSNEQGSYVVAMETFTNLGPIVDMCVVDLERQGQGQLVTCSGAFKEGSLRIIRNGIGIHEHASIDLPGIKGLWPLRSDPHRETDDTLVLSFVGQTRVLMLNGEEVEETELMGFVDDQQTFFCGNVAHQQLIQITSASVRLVSQEPKALVSEWKEPQGKNISVASCNSSQVVVAVGRALYYLQIHPQELRQISHTEMEHEVACLDITSLGDSNGMSPLCAIGLWTDISARILKLPSFELLHKEMLGGEIIPRSILMTTFESSHYLLCALGDGALFYFGLNIETGLLSDRKKVTLGTQPTVLRTFRSLSTTNVFACSDRPTVIYSSNHKLVFSNVNLKEVNYMCPLNSDGYPDSLALANNSTLTIGTIDEIQKLHIRTVPLYESPRKICYQEVSQCFGVLSSRIEVQDTSGGTTALRPSASTQALSSSVSSSKLFSSSTAPHETSFGEEVEVHNLLIIDQHTFEVLHAHQFLQNEYALSLVSCKLGKDPNTYFIVGTAMVYPEEAEPKQGRIVVFQYSDGKLQTVAEKEVKGAVYSMVEFNGKLLASINSTVRLYEWTTEKELRTECNHYNNIMALYLKTKGDFILVGDLMRSVLLLAYKPMEGNFEEIARDFNPNWMSAVEILDDDNFLGAENAFNLFVCQKDSAATTDEERQHLQEVGLFHLGEFVNVFCHGSLVMQNLGETSTPTQGSVLFGTVNGMIGLVTSLSETWYNLLLDMQNRLNKVIKSVGKIEHSFWRSFHTERKTEPATGFIDGDLIESFLDISRPKMQEVVANLQYDDGSGMKREATADDLIKVVEELTRIH, encoded by the exons ATGTCGTACAACTACGTGGTAACGGCACAGAAGCCCACCGCAGTGAACGGCTGCGTGACCG GACACTTTACTTCAGCTGAAGACTTGAACCTGTTGATTGCCAAAAATACGAGATTAGAGATCTATGTGGTCACTGCAGAGGGGCTTCGGCCCGTCAAAGAGGTGGGCATGTATGGGAAGATTGCTGTCATGGAGCTTTTCAGGCCCAAG GGGGAGAGCAAGGACCTACTGTTTATCCTGACAGCTAAGTACAATGCCTGCATCCTGGAATATAAGCAGAGTGGTGAGAGTATTGACATCATAACGCGAGCCCATGGCAATGTCCAG GACCGCATTGGCCGGCCTTCCGAGACTGGCATTATTGGCATCATCGACCCCGAGTGCCGGATGATTGGCCTGCGACTGTATGATGGCCTTTTCAAGGTTATTCCGCTAGACCGGGACAATAAAGAGCTTAAGGCCTTTAACATCCGTCTGGAAGAGTTGCATGTCATCGATGTCAAGTTCTTATACGGGTGCCAGGCACCTACCATCTGCTTTGTCTACCAG GACCCTCAGGGGCGGCATGTAAAAACCTACGAGGTATCTCTGCGAGAGAAGGAATTCAATAAGGGCCCTTGGAAACAGGAGAATGTAGAAGCGGAAGCTTCCATGGTGATCGCAG TTCCGGAGCCCTTCGGAGGCGCCATCATCATCGGACAGGAATCAATCACCTATCACAATGGTGACAAATACCTGGCAATTGCCCCTCCTATTATTAAG CAAAGTACGATTGTGTGTCACAATCGCGTGGACCCCAATGGTTCTCGCTATCTGCTGGGAGACATGGAAGGACGGCTTTTCATGCTGCTTTTGGAGAAGGAGGAACAGATGGATGGCACTGTCACCCTCAAGGATCTCCGTGTGGAGCTCCTTGGAGAG ACCTCTATTGCTGAATGCTTGACATACCTCGATAATGGTGTTGTGTTTGTTGGGTCTCGCCTTGGTGACTCACAGCTTGTGAAG CTCAATGTTGACAGCAATGAACAAGGCTCCTATGTAGTGGCCATGGAAACTTTCACCAATTTAGGCCCCATTGTGGACATGTGCGTTGTGGATCTggagaggcaggggcaggggcag CTGGTCACTTGCTCTGGAGCTTTCAAGGAAGGTTCCTTGCGGATCATCCGAAACGGAATTGGAATCCACGAGCATGCCAGCATTGACTTACCAGGCATCAAAG GCCTATGGCCACTGCGGTCTGACCCTCACCGGGAGACTGATGACACTTTGGTGCTCTCTTTTGTGGGCCAGACAAG AGTTCTCATGCTAAATGGAGAGGAGGTGGAAGAAACGGAACTGATGGGTTTTGTGGACGATCAGCAGACTTTCTTCTGTGGCAATGTAGCTCATCAGCAGCTTATCCAG ATCACTTCAGCATCTGTGAGGCTGGTCTCTCAAGAGCCCAAAGCTCTAGTCAGTGAATGGAAGGAGCCTCAGGGCAAAAACATCAGTGTGGCCTCCTGCAACAGCAGCCAGGTGGTAGTAGCCGTGGGCAGGGCCCTCTACTACCTGCAGATCCATCCTCAGGAGCTCCGGCAGATCAG CCACACAGAGATGGAACATGAAGTGGCCTGCTTGGACATCACCTCACTGGGGGACAGCAATGGGATGTCCCCTCTTTGTGCCATTGGCCTCTGGACAGACATCTCAGCCCGAATCTTGAAGCTGCCGTCTTTTGAGCTACTGCACAAAGAGATGCTGGGTGGAG AGATAATTCCTCGTTCCATCCTGATGACTACCTTTGAGAGTAGCCACTACCTCCTTTGTGCCTTGGGAGATGGGGCACTTTTCTACTTTGGCCTCAACATTGAGACAG GGCTATTGAGCGACCGTAAGAAGGTGACTCTGGGCACCCAGCCCACGGTACTGAGAACTTTCCGTTCTCTTTCTACTACCAACGTCTTTGCTTGCTCTGACCGCCCCACTGTCATCTACAGCAGCAACCATAAATTGGTCTTCTCCAATGTCAACCTCAAGGAAGTGAACTACATGTGTCCCCTCAACTCAGATGGCTACCCTGACAG CCTGGCACTGGCAAACAACAGCACCCTCACCATTGGCACCATCGATGAGATCCAGAAGCTGCACATCCGCACAGTCCCCCTCTATGAGTCTCCCAG GAAGATCTGCTATCAGGAAGTGTCCCAGTGCTTCGGGGTCCTCTCCAGCCGCATTGAAGTCCAGGACACAAGTGGGGGCACAACTGCCCTGAGGCCCAGTGCCAGCACCCAG GCCCTGTCCAGCAGCGTCAGCTCCAGCAAGCTGTTCTCCAGCAGTACAGCCCCTCATGAGACCTCCTTCGGGGAAGAGGTGGAGGTGCACAATCTCCTCATCATTGACCAGCACACCTTTGAAG TACTTCATGCCCACCAGTTTCTGCAGAACGAGTATGCCCTCAGCTTGGTCTCCTGCAagctaggcaaagaccccaacacgTACTTCATTGTGGGCACAGCCATGGTGTACCCTGAAGAGGCAGAGCCCAAGCAGGGTCGCATTGTGGTCTTTCAGTATTCAGATG GAAAACTACAGACTGTGGCTGAAAAGGAAGTGAAAGGGGCTGTGTACTCCATGGTGGAATTTAATGGGAAGCTGTTGGCCAGCATCAATAGCACG GTGCGGCTTTATGAGTGGACAACAGAAAAGGAACTTCGCACGGAGTGCAATCACTACAACAACATCATGGCGCTCTACCTGAAGACCAAGGGCGACTTCATCCTGGTGGGCGACCTGATGCGCTCGGTCCTGCTGCTCGCCTACAAGCCCATGGAGGGGAACTTCGAAGAG ATTGCTCGAGACTTTAACCCCAACTGGATGAGTGCTGTGGAAATCTTGGATGATGACAATTTCCTCGGGGCTGAAAATGCCTTTAACTTGTTTGTGTGTCAGAAGGATAG tgctgccaccactgatGAGGAGCGGCAGCACCTTCAGGAGGTTGGTCTCTTCCATCTGGGCGAGTTTGTCAATGTCTTTTGCCACGGCTCTCTGGTTATGCAGAATCTGGGCGAGACGTCCACGCCCACACAGGGCTCGGTGCTCTTCGGCACAGTCAATGGCATGATCG GGCTGGTGACCTCACTGTCAGAGACCTGGTACAACCTCCTG